In Leptidea sinapis chromosome 2, ilLepSina1.1, whole genome shotgun sequence, the sequence ATGACTCGGTAAAATATTtaccatatttatataaaatgtaccTGTGCAGTGGCTTCCTGGGCAGCTTGGACTCCGGAGCTGACCGCGTTTTGTTGTTGATGAACACTAGCAGTGTTCTCAGCCACAACAGCCTCTGCTTCTTTAACTTCCTGCTGTAATTGCTCAACTACAGCCTGTTTCCCTGCCAACGCAGCTTCTGCTGCTTTTGCCGCCTGAAGTGCCTTTTCTGCCAGTTGGGTTTTTACCTGGAAGTATTATGTTGctcaaatattttatctattaattAACCGTGTCTGCTATTATAATCTTTTACTCTTACCATATGAGCTGCTTGAGCACCGGCAGCGTTCTGAGCAGCTTGTGCAGCTTTAGCTTCTGCAGCCGCCTTCTGAGCTATACTCGAAGCACACTTTGACTTGCAATCACGTTGGGCAGTTTCTCTTACGTTATGGTCCTTTTGCTGTTGTTGATTAATCTGTGGTAACTCGTCTTTTACTGATTGTCTCTTTTCAAATGGTTGCGCGTATGAAGACACGGAGAGAGCCAGTATCACCAACAAGCAAAATTGCATTTGTAAACTTTATATTTCACATTAGGTATTCAGGGATCATTTAAATCagctacatatatataaatgttataaatgttaccaataaatattattttggtggataagaaatatttaagtgACCTCGTATAGAGTCGAAACAAACTACAATCAAAATCAAACCATACTGTCACAGTGACAagctcattattattttaagaaaagttTGTTCATGAAGGAAGTTATTGTAGATTTAATTTAGTTGAAATCTGGCAGCTTACAGAAGAATAGTTTAGGCCTTTGACAGTAAATGTCTTGGTCATAGAAAAATTGtcaattgtatttgttggataaATTATGTATTGTAAGTAAAATTTGTTGCTGAACTTAATAGGCACGATTAATCCGCCCTAAATTAATCGTGCCAAACACAAAAACGGGTAAGAATCTTTATGATTTTAGTTGCTATTGGCTATAACCAGCGGGGTATATGAGAGTCTTAACAAATCTTTTGGGCATAACATTCATATACATCCATTTATATGTTAATTCTCACTTGATTTGCTGGCCTCCTATTACTTCATCCAAGAGTTACATTAAATTTGATTGTTAAAGCGCTCGTCACCAGGCCACGTTTCAGTAAATCTCCGATGTAAATGTCGACAGCACGCAGGGCACCTGGAAGTATTCTTTAGTTATTGTTTCCCATAATATTTGCATCaacaaaatgtgtttttttttaaataatatttacaacaatgtaatgaagataataataaaaataagtagtgGTCACTATTTCCATATCAAAATGAGTGTTTATTCCGATTTATTCCTCAagcgattttattgaaattttggcaatttcaaaatagatttcaaggaattttctttatataactttatttacatcTTACTTAGTGTTTTCTAATATACTTACTCAGCCTccaattattatatgtaaaCTTTGGTAATTATACATCAACAAGTTTGTCTTAGTGtccaattatttaaacattgtCTGCAGGgtctgctattttttttattacaacaaacaGGTGTACCAAccaggatttttttatgaaaataagggacgagactagcaggacgttcagctgatggtatttgatacgccctgcccatgaccgtgcagtgccgctcaggattcttgaaaaactcaaaaattctgagcggcactacaattgcgctagtcacatTGAGACGTATGatgtttcatttgcccagtaatttcactagctatggcgcccttcagaccgaaacaataatgcttacacttactgcttcgcggcagaaattggcgccctagtggtacccaaaatctagccggcatcctgtgcaaaggagcctcccactggtaactagTTTATCTGATCGTTGTTGATCACAACCCTCTTCCAGGACTCTCATTACGTCATGCTTGATCAAGTTTATTGTCCCTTTTATTTATGCACAGTTATGATGTCAATGTCAAAACATCTTATGGAATATGGACCTAAGGTCTAAATCTAAGGCTCGGGAGCCACTTAAACGACCGGACATATTAACGATTTATACATATGAGctgttaattatatattttgtttttcagggTATTTATTTTTGGCACTATCCACACACAACACTGGAGCGGAGATATTGCTGATGATAAAATGATTTGCTTGTCATTATATGCCCTGATTGCTTCAGCTTCTCTACTAGCTTGCGTCCCCGTCTGTTTTAAACAGTTtgaatatcaaaagtttttgaaGTGCGTCAGGAAATAGTTGGGATGGCGATGATCTGTATGTCAATCCTGGCGGCCGTTTTGGCCGCTGGATGTATATCATGTAGTCCCCTATTGATCGATAGAGGTATCGCTAGATATAGAAACAGATCTAACGCATGTGATGATGATTGTGAAAGGAAATGTTCTTCAAACCGAGAATGTTAAATTCTGTactattttaagtttaataaatttcaaaattggtaatatttgtttttattttgatatttactTCAAATGTTATTGCTGCTAAGTTACATTTTTCGAAGCATATCACCTAAGTGTATTTCTGGAGAAATTTACGTAATAGTCACTGGATAATTGATCACCACCGAAGATACTCTTATACTAGCGTTACAACACTCGATCTCGACTGGTCTCGTTTCGATTTGGAAGATCTGCgcatggaagctcattctataGTTTGCAAGTcgccattttctgccgtgatgcagtgaTGTGCAAGCATTAAGTACTGTTTCCGTTCAATCAGGAaaattgagcggcactgcattgttataggaAAAGTGTATTAGCATCAGATAAACCTATTGCTCGTCTTGTCACTGTTGCTCAAAAAACGTGAAAGAAAGTACTCGAAAACCACCATAATTCGAGATGGTGCTAGCACCTATCGTGACATCCTGATTTATTTGTTGCATGGATGCGAAGACAAAATTCGGTGGCAGTCCGCTACCTAATAATGTacggtacttgctgattttattaggaatcatgaAAGTAGTTGTACGTGCTCCGCCGATGACACAAACTCcgcttgggttgacaagcggacAGAGGTTGTTGAGCTTTGCTCGGGGGTTGTCGCTGatactttttcaaataaaaattcatatatttttattcaaaataggatgtgacatcacttatttaaagtcataatctaccacccattccaaatcgaatgcctcagagctgagaagaatgggcgtaacaaactcagcgggctttttgttTCCTCGAAAAAATGtgcttacaaagtaatattgtacaataaaatttattacttaatagcatgagagcggtcgctccattcccaaactgtggtatcattaagaaagtcatatatgttataataacctttaccacacaaaggttttttaacatatcttttgaacaacataatacttttgttttgaacattttctgagatcatgTTTTAAAAGCCAACCCATCgcccccacaaaagacttactacctcgacttagctgagtagtaggcaataaaagtttatatttgttcctggtgttaacattatggttatgacagttcatAGCaaaataccataggacataatactatagaaataactaaagtatactagtcgtgCCGTAAACCGTGTTTACCCCGAGTGATATCCAGTGGTCATCCAGTCTACCACAAGCTTCGTGAATCTCCACCAGTGTTGACGTTCAATGCTAGTGTCTTAACATTATCattcatacaaactttgcaAGCTTGTGATCGCCAGTGTGACCTTTACCATGGAATACCAGAGTCAGGACCGTTGGAGCTGCTGCGCCGCCGCCACCTGAGTGCcgtgggagtgttcaaaggttagtggaGTGCATTTTATTTCTTCCCTCATGATTCTTGGGTGATTGCAAGTGcctacataaatacattcattAAACGATCCAAAAACCAGCGACCCAGTCGAACACATGCTCCCCTTGTAGAACTATAAGAATTAAAAGACAATTGCAATACTATGTGTTTAACATACAAGCAGACTAAATCAGATGAATCCCATGGATCTTGATGGTGATGGGGTATAAATAAAATGACGCTAGATTTGACAAAAGGAAAAGATGCTTCGTTTCTACTTCTATGGGCTTTTCACATAGAActtgttttttgtgtattattgtTATGTAAAACAGATCATTTATTATAGTAAGGTCAAGAAATTCTGTTTTTGTGAAACCACGGTGCAATTGaaactttttcacaaaaaaacatAATACCTAATTCAGACCCTCTCGAATGAAAAATACAATCATTGATTAGTTGAATGATTTGGCcgcaattttaattttaatttaaagacaTTCAcctcaaaacattttatttaaatcagtgATAAGAAGTAGTTTATTAATGATAATTAGAAGTTTACGGGACTTCCAATGAGGAGATTGAACctatataagatttaataacgcaaaataaagaaataaataggtaatgtaaatttttaataaatacagaaaagtAGTAATTCTGTCAGGTTTTATTCGTTCAATATTTGATAGTCTTGCAGTAGTTCTAACAACTGCAATAATTTATACGATTGCAGAATTTCTGTGTTTCATCCATGTCTATGATAACATCTATGTCATTATTCGCTGAAGGGTCCACATCCATATAGAGAGACAAGAGATCCAGATCCTATATAACTCCAATCATCACTTTGACCCATAACTCTCTATCTCTACTATCTCTGGTAATAATGCTGGTAGCACGAGGAACATAAAAACTCCCTCAAAAATAATGAGATAGAGTAATTTTGAAAAGAGAAACAATAACCAATGTCGTAGCAGTGTCAACTGTCAAAAAACGTGAAAAAGCATTTTAGCAACATGAGTTTGAAATTATTGTGGAACTGTGCAAGAATTATATTGATTTCTGGATTATCATTTGGAATTTAGTCATCCATTACTAGtcagaaacaaaaataatagggGCTGAAAGGtaagtgttataatatttttccttAATCGAAGACAGCACGTATGGGTCACCTAATGCTATCAGCTTAGCACCATGGCATATAATTTCATGTAAGGCTAGTCATACCAGCATTGCCGACTTTATAAAGCGTCTAATAAATACATTGGTGCAACAACCTTGATGAGAGTCAATGATTCTACCTATTGCACGAACAATCCGtttatttcaaatacaatattattttgcaaagaATTTAAAATTGCTTCCAGCAGGCTGAGTAACATACTCTTACATACATAAACATTGCTTGTGAGTTTAAACCATCATCGCTTGGCTTGCAAGCAATTGTTTGATTAGCCCAGTAGTCTCAGTTGACATAGTCATTATAAATCCTAACATTATCTTTATTTCCTACCGTTGCTTCAAAGTGTAACAAACTGTAAGCCATGTAATCCAAACCATGGAAGCCTTCCAATGAAGCTTGGTACTAGTACTAGGAAAGAAGTCGTTTAAAAGTTAACATCCGCCAACccagttttaataaaattagcgCTTAAGGTAGTACGAGTGCTTGAGGAATATTCGGAGCGTTCATAGATGAATTTTCCAATTCTGAAAGCAGTGTGTCATTGATACGAGGTTATCACAACAAACCAGAGAATGATCATGAACGattcaaaagtaacttttttttaatggcaATATTAAATGGCTAGCGATGGACAAAGTAATGTGGTCACCGTTTGCTTTAAGTTTCATTCTTCAATTGCGATTGATTGGTACagagaattattttaatatttataatgtcacCTTGATTTTTCTTAGCTCGATTGTCTCACTGGATACGATAGGTCTCTTTGCaggattttttcttttttataaaaaaccttTTTCATATGAAATTCAAGAGCTACTAGTTAAAGAATCATTACAATAACCTTTTTCATTGATGACGTCATGCAATAGATGAAAGGACCTCCGCTATATTAATGTGCCTCAATCCTTTAcgctatataaattaaaactggTCGTTAAATCTTGATTTTATTGCAGGTTCCCTTAATATTGGCCCGGGTACAGCGGCTGCATATGATTTGCTTGTCATTCCTGAGCCTGATAAGCGTTGCCGCTCTGGTCATCTGTGCGCCTATTTGTACCCGAGGCCTATTCAACCGCAAGTGCTCCTGTCCTGCCGTATCTATCTGCCCTGACTGTGGAATGCCTTACTGATTCTTCTAGATCCGGCTACGTTGTTAAATGTTTTACTCGATATAACGTAATACATTTCACAAGACAGCATGATTTGTATGTCCTGTGTTACTGCGCTTGCAGCAATGGGCTTGATAGCATGTGGTCCAGTTGTATGTGAGAAGCTATTGCGTTGCTTCTTGaagtcaacaaaaaaaaaaggttgaGCTGTTGTAAGCATTAACATATCATAACTTTTAGATCAatgtataaatgaaataaaattcataaaggaaacaagttttttattctaaaactaaaacatacaCCGTAATATCACTTGACTGAATCCACAACTAGTGTAAAAATTGAGCAAATACGTAAATCAGTACTCGATACGctcattgaaaataaataaattaagaggTTTATGACACTAAATTAGATTATTGACTAACATTTATTTGGGCTACGATCGATTTTTTCGATATCTTTCGTTTGGTATTCTACTTTggatatctttttttattcgtGAAACATATGGCCTACCCAAAATAGCCTCGTCTAATTTTGCTATTGCTGCTATTTGTGTTGGGTATTCGCCGACAAAAGTTGCGAATGACCTCGGCCTAACAATTTGAACTTTGTCATTATTTTCAATTGCTATTTCCTTTGTACTTTCTGCACTTGAACGGTAAAATCTCCGAACTGGTGCAGATGTTTCGGCTTCACTGAGTATTTTTGGGTCAATATTATCAATTTGATCGATTAATTCTTCTTTCTTCACATTGGATAACTCCACAGATTCCTGAATTTCATGCTTTTCCACTTCGATTGAACTCGTttcatttgaaatatttgtCGTGGTAGATACAGTTGTTGTAGATGATGTAGTAGGTTTGGGTGATGTTAAAATTAATCTCGGAGCATTTCTAGATAATATAGATCTTCTTCTATTTTGACGTTCATTAGTATGTGTGGTGGATGAATTTGTAGATGTGTTCTTAAAGTTGAAACCAGCATTTACAGTTATAAGTTTTACATCATTCTCGTCTTTTGATTGTACCGTCCGCCCATTTTTTCTATCAGTAGAATTTTTCAATTCTCTATTGCCTCTATACACAGGTGATGTCATATTGTAATCTTGTGTCCTACTTCGCTCATCAATAAAAGGCAGGGCAGTAACAATTTCAACTCGCTCACTATTGATTGGTTTTGAGTCTTGGTTTTCAAGAATGGTTATAGCTTCCTTAATACCGTCAACGTCTTCGGGGTTGGTTGGGCGATCTGAAACATAATAGatttttacatacatatatacctgAATACTTCATTCTTAACAAACATAAGCAATCATCTGAAACatactaaatacaaattttacaatatataatcCAAACCTAATTATTTGTAGGTGGTtgaactaattttattttagaagaaaAGAAGAGTTCATGCgtaattatgttttaatgaAGCAGATGAATTACAATGTTAATGAAAAAGATAGGAAAAATAATTGTCATGGATTCCCTGtgcttttgaattttgttattCTTTGGAATAttgctttattataataactgcTAATTGATAACTGACCcaagtttttatggaagacaAGGATAAACAAGTT encodes:
- the LOC126977389 gene encoding tol-Pal system protein TolA-like, translating into MQFCLLVILALSVSSYAQPFEKRQSVKDELPQINQQQQKDHNVRETAQRDCKSKCASSIAQKAAAEAKAAQAAQNAAGAQAAHMVKTQLAEKALQAAKAAEAALAGKQAVVEQLQQEVKEAEAVVAENTASVHQQQNAVSSGVQAAQEATAQHKLLIQAVQLAAQVEKAVHSLVDKLKCSLQEKCHNLAESRARLAHLQHKLQCACAECAATKQAAHSACESARAACGNAKRKKRLIKRNSLIRKLAKRGR